One Benincasa hispida cultivar B227 chromosome 5, ASM972705v1, whole genome shotgun sequence genomic window carries:
- the LOC120077481 gene encoding probable protein phosphatase 2C 58, which yields MTTGREILHKMKVKAGFFSSAADAGGKGKGKVMNKNSISHGSYLVKGKANHPMEDYLVTDFKRVKEHDLGLFAIFDGHLGHDVANFLQNHLFDNILKQADFWSETIKAIKRAYKKTDEEILDKVKQLGKGGSTAVTAILIDGHKLVVANVGDSRAVLCKNGVAEQLSVDHEPTKEKREIESRGGFVSNLPGDVPRVDGQLAVARAFGDKSLKVHLSSEPDVEIKTVDETTEFMILASDGIWKVMTNREAVESIKHIKDANLAAKRLIDEAVSRKSKDDISCIVVRFR from the exons ATGACCACTGGAAGGGAAATTCTGCACAAGATGAAG GTGAAGGCAGGATTTTTTTCATCGGCAGCGGATGCAGGAGGGAAAGGCAAAGGCAAAGTGATGAATAAGAATAGTATAAGTCACGGGAGTTATTTGGTTAAGGGAAAAGCTAACCATCCAATGGAAGATTATTTAGTCACCGATTTCAAGAGAGTCAAAGAACATGATTTGGGTTTGTTTGCCATTTTTGATGGACATTTGGGGCATGATGTTGCTAATTTCTTGCAAAATCATCTCTTTGATAACATCCTCAAACAG GCTGATTTCTGGAGCGAAACAATAAAAGCCATAAAAAGAGCTTACAAGAAAACAGACGAAGAAATATTGGATAAAGTGAAGCAACTTGGAAAAGGAGGATCAACGGCTGTTACTGCGATTTTAATCGACGGCCACAAACTTGTGGTTGCCAACGTTGGAGATTCTAGAGCTGTTTTGTGCAAAAACGGCGTCGCTGAACAACTTTCCGTTGACCACGAACCCACTAAGGAGAAAAGAGAAATTGAAAGCCGTGGTGGTTTTGTATCAAATCTTCCAG GTGATGTGCCACGTGTCGACGGACAATTGGCGGTAGCCAGAGCATTTGGAGATAAGAGCTTAAAAGTCCACCTCAGCTCAGAACCTGACGTGGAAATCAAAACGGTTGACGAAACTACCGAGTTCATGATTTTGGCTAGCGACGGCATTTGGAAG GTAATGACAAACCGAGAGGCAGTAGAATCAATTAAACATATAAAGGATGCGAACTTAGCGGCCAAACGACTTATCGACGAAGCAGTGTCTAGAAAAAGCAAGGACGACATATCGTGCATTGTTGTTAGGTttcgatga